In Zygosaccharomyces rouxii strain CBS732 chromosome D complete sequence, one DNA window encodes the following:
- a CDS encoding uncharacterized protein (conserved hypothetical protein): MSGLYPIPDTRFESTFKRALNREAEKQRTLQWKKMGVEDPLVINQLQKNQPVKINSYVVCKVVARDVIFMPLVQGLLWTSLLITMKPWLRSVIQNGRKFGTFIYRTVLGTDLIKKKQV; this comes from the coding sequence ATGAGCGGATTGTATCCTATACCTGACACAAGGTTTGAGAGCACATTTAAAAGAGCATTAAATCGAGAAGCTGAAAAGCAGAGAACTCTACAATGGAAAAAGATGGGGGTTGAAGACCCGCTAGTGATTaatcaattgcaaaagaACCAGCCTGTTAAAATTAATAGTTATGTGGTTTGTAAAGTAGTGGCAAGAGACGTTATATTTATGCCTCTCGTTCAAGGTCTCTTATGGACTAGTCTTCTAATCACGATGAAACCTTGGTTAAGAAGCGTGATTCAAAACGGTAGAAAATTCGGTACTTTTATCTATAGGACGGTACTGGGTACTGATCTAATTAAAAAGAAGCAAGTATAG
- the TIM44 gene encoding protein translocase subunit TIM44 (highly similar to uniprot|Q01852 Saccharomyces cerevisiae YIL022W TIM44 48.8 kDa protein involved in mitochondrial protein import) produces the protein MYKGIVTQRSVALFSTSSRSLQGRSPLQIFRDTFKKEWEKSQELQENIKTLQDASGRLGDSEGVKRAREAYLRAQKGSTIVGKTLQKTGETVEGIASKAWESEIAKSTRSAASATAKKLDKSFEPVRNTKIYKDVSEVMEDADTSRYGGFLTKEQRKIKREREIASGKRARAIRSNEEAGTALVATNIEAKESLGKKVEDFREKTFIGRAIQQLKVRLWNENENPLIVILRKITNKVGGFFAETETAKVIGQFKLLDPSFTSEGFTRQLRDYVIPEVLEAYAKGDEKTLKKWFSEAPFNVYAAQQKFFRDQKLFADSRILDIRGVDIVSAKLLPPQDIPVLIVGCRAQEIQLYRSIKSGEVAAGHESNILMSSYAMVFTRDPENVEDEETEGWRIIEFVRGGSRQFT, from the coding sequence ATGTACAAGGGAATAGTAACACAGAGGTCAGTTGCACTCTTTTCGACTTCATCTAGGTCTTTACAAGGTCGTAGTCCACTTCAGATTTTCCGTGATACTTTCAAGAAAGAATGGGAGAAGTCTCAAGAGCTACAAGAGAATATTAAAACATTACAGGATGCATCTGGACGTTTAGGTGATTCTGAAGGTGTGAAAAGAGCCAGAGAAGCTTATTTAAGAGCTCAAAAAGGATCTACCATCGTTGGTAAAACTCTACAAAAGACTGGTGAAACGGTTGAAGGTATTGCTAGCAAGGCATGGGAATCGGAGATTGCCAAATCTACTAGAAGTGCAGCATCTGCAACCGCTAAAAAACTAGATAAGAGTTTTGAACCAGTGAGGAAtaccaaaatttacaaGGATGTTTCAGAAGTCATGGAAGATGCAGACACATCTCGTTATGGTGGATTTTTAACGAAAGAACAGAGAAAAATAAAGCgtgaaagagaaattgCATCTGGTAAAAGAGCCAGAGCCATTAGAAGTAACGAAGAAGCAGGTACCGCTTTGGTGGCCACAAACATCGAAGCTAAGGAATCTTTAGGTaaaaaagtggaagatTTTAGAGAAAAGACCTTTATTGGTCGTGCTattcaacaattgaaaGTAAGACTTTGGAACGAAAATGAAAATCCTCTAATTGTAATTTTAAGAAAGATCACTAATAAGgttggtggattttttgCTGAAACCGAGACTGCTAAAGTTATCGGACAGttcaaattgttagatCCATCGTTTACCAGTGAAGGTTTTACTAGACAATTGAGAGATTATGTCATCCCTGAAGTTTTGGAAGCTTACGCTAAAGGTGATGAGAaaacattgaaaaaatggtTTAGTGAAGCTCCATTTAACGTTTATGCAGCTCAACAAAAGTTCTTCAGggatcaaaaattgtttgccGACAGTCGTATCTTAGATATTAGAGGTGTGGATATCGTTAGTGCCAAATTGTTGCCACCACAAGATATCCCAGTTCTAATTGTTGGTTGCAGAGCTCAAGAGATTCAATTGTACAGAAGTATAAAGTCTGGTGAGGTGGCAGCAGGTCACGAATCTAACATTTTAATGAGTTCGTACGCAATGGTCTTTACTAGAGATCCTGAAAACgtggaagatgaagagacTGAAGGGTGGAGAATCATTGAATTCGTTCGTGGTGGTTCCAGACAATTTACCTGA